From the Rhinoraja longicauda isolate Sanriku21f chromosome 20, sRhiLon1.1, whole genome shotgun sequence genome, the window CAAAAAGCTTCTGAAAACAATTTATATGATCTCTTGTACTTTGCGTTGAGAATAAATAACTAAAAAATTTTTGAAGAAAGACATTATAACCTTGCTGTTGCATTAGTTATCTTGAATAGTGAGCAGTTTTTGTTGGTTACATGACGATGTCTTTACTTTTTTTCTTGTTCACAGGTTCACACATATGTTAATACTTCTGGTGTACATGAAGAACTGAAAAACAGATCCACTGTGCAAACGTCATTGGAACGCCAACCTTTAAATAATGATGCTAGCGTAGATGTAGAAGATCATTGTAGTTCAATAGAAGAGAGAAATCCACAGGTTAAGTTTGAACCCCAAGGGGTAAAATTTGTTTTGGGACCAACTCCTGTACAAATGCAGCTAATGGAAAAGGAAAAGCCTGAAGCTCCTGGAAGTGAGCAGACAAATGCTGGCAGTGGCAATAACTGTACTGATTGGGACACTGGTTATGACAGTGATGAACGGAAGGAAGCACCCTCTACTAACAAGCTAGTATATGAAAATATTAATGGCCTTTCAATCCCCACAGGCAGACGGAGTAGATTAATGTCAAATAATAGTTCCGATGTACAGAATATAAACAACTCTGCTCAGAGGAGGACTGCACTCTTGAATTATGAAAACTTGCCTTCTTTGCCTCCAGTGTGGGAAGTACGCAAACTAAGTAGAGATGAAGAAGATAGTTTGGGACCAAAGACGCCTTCGCAGAATGGTTATCACACTAATCTTGATCAAATGCACAACTATGTTAATACAGAGAATGTAACTGTTCAGCCTAGCGTACACAAGGTTGATTTTGTACGACAACTGGATTGTTCCCCAAGTGTTTTTAATTTTGAAATAAGACGACCAAGTCTGGAACATAGGCAGCTGAACTACATCCAGGTTGATCTGGAGGCTGGTAGTGATTCGGATAACCCACAGACTCCAAAAACACCCACTACTCCACTTCCACAAACTCCAACGAGGCGAACAGAATTATATACAATGATAGACATAGAAAAGACTGCTGCTATGTCAAATTTACAGAAAGCACTGCCAAGAGACGATGGAACTGCAAGAAAAACAAGGCATAATAGTACTGACCTACCAATGTGAACCTAGGAAGTGCTATTTTGTTTAGTTGCACCTTTGTTAAataaagacatgtggatttgagTGTTTTCTTCCAGAGATTAACAGCGGTTAATAGACTGAATGAAATAAGGAAAAATTTAGGAATTGTGTTTTGAGCCTAACATGTTATGTCAGTTAAAGGGAATTCATGTAGAGCAGGAACTCCATAAAAGCACCCCTTTTGTTTTATCACTCTGTAGTTTGAACTTAGTTACCTTCACCTTGCTGAACATCCATTCAATTGAATTCTCTGTAGGACAGAATGCAAATATCTAAAATCGTTTATATGGCTTTTCTAGCATTTCTTACAGAACTTTATGTATGTGTATTCTTTGCAGGCAAATGACACACCAAACTAAATTTAATTTCTGCAGTCTCTAGTAATCAGTGTGTGTGTTTTCCATTAGCATTAATTGATGCTGGTACGCAACTTGTATTTGTACTGCGATTTTGCCAATCAAAATCCAAGTATAAGCATGCACTTTCACCAGATAATCGTGTAACATTGCTGAAGATATAATGCAGTTTCTCCTTAATTTCAAAGGATTTTATCTTAGGACATTAAGACTTGACATTCGTGCCTTGGAGTGATTTTGTTTCAATATTTTTCTATTGAAACTGCTGCCTTTACAAGCAGTTTCTTTCAGGTCTTATTTTTGAATGAACAGATTGCAATCACATTCTGAAAATGAAACTGCAGTTTTCTCTGTTTATTAGTATACTTTTGATGTGATTAGATAATGGTCGTGTTAAATTTACCATAGGTACTACAGTGCCATTTTAATAATTGCAAAGTGAAACAATAGACACTACAATTATCAATGAGTAGACTATAAAATACACTAAGTGATAAAAACATCTAATGTTTCTTGCCTATTTTTGTATTGTACTATACTGTAAAATGTTCTAACATG encodes:
- the frs2a gene encoding fibroblast growth factor receptor substrate 2a — protein: MGSCCSCPDKNTVPDDHQTKFKVINVDDDGNELGSGIMELTDTELILHTRKRDAVKWPYLCLRRYGYDSNLFSFESGRRCQTGQGIFAFKCARAEEIFNLLQDIMQCNSISVVEEPVVERNEQQNELDIPRTPRTPTTPGFVQPSLPNGYPRYPSFGEGSSHPSTRHPSVGSARLPSVDEESTHPLIISEEQVHTYVNTSGVHEELKNRSTVQTSLERQPLNNDASVDVEDHCSSIEERNPQVKFEPQGVKFVLGPTPVQMQLMEKEKPEAPGSEQTNAGSGNNCTDWDTGYDSDERKEAPSTNKLVYENINGLSIPTGRRSRLMSNNSSDVQNINNSAQRRTALLNYENLPSLPPVWEVRKLSRDEEDSLGPKTPSQNGYHTNLDQMHNYVNTENVTVQPSVHKVDFVRQLDCSPSVFNFEIRRPSLEHRQLNYIQVDLEAGSDSDNPQTPKTPTTPLPQTPTRRTELYTMIDIEKTAAMSNLQKALPRDDGTARKTRHNSTDLPM